A window of the Lolium perenne isolate Kyuss_39 chromosome 7, Kyuss_2.0, whole genome shotgun sequence genome harbors these coding sequences:
- the LOC139833725 gene encoding uncharacterized protein: MATAVKPLDGAEGYPRWKESVLLRLRTVRVAHVLFQDPPAGDDAANKWAHDDALCRGHILDTLSDRLFPDYVRHATAREVWDAVARTYDVDTSVVARWKFNDFQFDKGAPLLEQIAHAEALAAAADSFSDTFLAYWLARKVPEDLAVVLRAGPGPYSDLGTSFVWRAARIQEAHRLRREAEQQGKAARAVEVKRQCWTCGKSGHLARNCTASS; encoded by the coding sequence ATGGCAACGGCCGTCAAGCCGCTGGATGGCGCAGAGGGGTACCCTCGCTGGAAGGAGTCGGTGCTCCTCCGCCTCCGCACCGTCCGCGTCGCCCACGTGCTCTTCCAAGACCCGCCGGCCGGCGACGACGCAGCAAATAAGTGGGCGCACGACGATGCCCTCTGCCGTGGCCACATCCTCGACACGCTCTCGGACCGTCTGTTCCCGGACTACGTCCGCCACGCCACGGCCAGGGAGGTGTGGGACGCCGTGGCGCGCACGTACGACGTGGACACCTCCGTGGTCGCGCGGTGGAAGTTCAACGACTTCCAGTTCGACAAGGGCGCGCCGCTCCTCGAGCAGATCGCGCACGCCGAGgctctggccgccgccgccgactctTTCAGCGACACTTTCCTAGCGTACTGGCTAGCTCGGAAGGTTCCGGAGGACCTGGCGGTAGTCCTCAGAGCGGGTCCTGGACCTTATAGTGATCTAGGGACGAGCTTCGTCTGGCGTGCTGCTCGGATCCAGGAGGCGCATCGCCTTCGAAGGGAAGCTGAGCAGCAGGGGAAGGCGGCGAGGGCGGTGGAGGTCAAGAGGCAGTGCTGGACCTGCGGAAAGAGTGGACACCTTGCCAGGAACTGCACGGCTTCATCTTGA